The following proteins are encoded in a genomic region of Candidatus Binatus sp.:
- the infA gene encoding translation initiation factor IF-1, whose amino-acid sequence MSKGDAIEVQGTVQEALPNAVFRVTLDNGHKVLAHISGKMRMHYIKILAGDKVTVELSPYDLTRGRITYRMR is encoded by the coding sequence ATGTCTAAGGGTGACGCGATTGAAGTTCAGGGAACGGTGCAGGAAGCACTGCCCAATGCGGTGTTTCGGGTGACGCTCGATAATGGGCACAAGGTGTTGGCGCACATATCGGGCAAGATGCGGATGCATTACATCAAGATCCTCGCGGGCGACAAGGTCACGGTCGAGCTGTCGCCATACGACTTGACCCGCGGACGGATTACGTACCGGATGCGCTAG
- the rpmJ gene encoding 50S ribosomal protein L36, whose protein sequence is MKVRASVKKICKNCKVVRREGVVRVLCSNPRHKQRQG, encoded by the coding sequence ATGAAAGTTCGAGCCTCGGTAAAAAAGATTTGCAAGAACTGCAAGGTCGTGCGGCGCGAGGGCGTCGTGCGGGTCCTTTGCTCCAACCCGCGCCACAAGCAGCGCCAGGGCTAG
- the rpsM gene encoding 30S ribosomal protein S13 gives MARIAGIELPKNKRMDIALTYIYGIGRPGALKILKAANVDPAKKTDDLSADEQVHIRQMIDTDFEVEGDLRRDIQQSIKRLMDLGCYRGIRHRRGLPVRGQRTHTNARTRKGPRKVVAGKKQAPTK, from the coding sequence ATGGCACGCATAGCAGGAATCGAACTGCCGAAGAACAAGCGGATGGATATCGCGCTGACGTACATCTACGGCATTGGCCGTCCCGGCGCGCTCAAAATCCTGAAAGCGGCGAACGTCGATCCGGCGAAGAAGACCGACGATCTCTCGGCGGATGAGCAGGTCCATATCCGGCAGATGATCGATACGGACTTCGAAGTCGAAGGCGATCTGCGCCGCGATATCCAGCAATCGATCAAGCGGCTGATGGACTTGGGGTGCTACCGCGGGATTCGTCATCGGCGCGGATTGCCGGTGCGCGGACAGCGGACGCATACCAATGCGCGAACGCGCAAAGGTCCGCGCAAAGTGGTCGCGGGCAAGAAGCAGGCGCCAACGAAGTAA
- the rpsK gene encoding 30S ribosomal protein S11, whose product MAEETKETKAAPEKKAATGAPAAAGASGTPAPAPRRKKVRRNVPEGVAHIHATFNNTIVTITDQQGTVIAWSSAGSVGFKGSRKGTPYAAQTAAEACARKCSEVGMRAVVVHVKGPGGGRESAVRALQAAGLGVISIKDVTPIPHNGCRPPKRRRV is encoded by the coding sequence ATGGCTGAAGAAACCAAAGAGACCAAGGCCGCGCCGGAAAAGAAGGCGGCGACCGGAGCACCTGCCGCGGCGGGAGCCTCGGGCACGCCAGCGCCTGCGCCGCGCCGCAAGAAAGTCCGGCGCAACGTGCCTGAGGGCGTCGCGCATATCCATGCGACGTTCAACAACACGATCGTGACGATCACGGACCAGCAGGGGACGGTGATCGCATGGTCGAGCGCGGGCTCGGTCGGCTTCAAGGGATCGCGCAAAGGGACGCCGTACGCCGCGCAGACGGCGGCGGAAGCGTGCGCGCGGAAATGCTCGGAAGTCGGGATGCGCGCGGTGGTGGTTCACGTCAAGGGGCCGGGCGGCGGACGCGAATCGGCAGTGCGCGCGCTCCAGGCCGCGGGACTTGGGGTGATATCGATCAAGGATGTCACGCCGATACCGCACAACGGATGCCGTCCGCCGAAACGGCGCAGGGTTTGA
- the rpsD gene encoding 30S ribosomal protein S4, with the protein MARNLGPVCRLCRREGLKLFLKGERCYSDKCAIERRNYPPGAHGQARTRFSEFAIRLREKQKVKRIYGLMETQFAKYFEMAERMPGITGENLLVLLERRLDNAVYRLGFASSLAQARQVVRHGHIAVNGKKVTIPSTLIEVGDTISVTESSRQKKVIVEAIEMAQRRGVPPWMALEREQFRGTLRSLPARAELTMPISEKLIVEHYSR; encoded by the coding sequence GTGGCCAGGAATTTAGGTCCGGTATGCCGGCTCTGCCGGCGCGAGGGACTGAAGCTCTTCCTCAAGGGAGAGCGGTGTTACAGCGACAAATGCGCAATCGAGCGGCGTAACTATCCGCCGGGCGCGCACGGGCAGGCGCGAACCCGTTTTTCTGAATTCGCAATCCGGCTGCGCGAAAAGCAGAAGGTGAAGCGGATTTACGGATTGATGGAAACCCAGTTCGCCAAGTATTTCGAGATGGCCGAGCGGATGCCGGGAATCACCGGCGAGAATCTGCTGGTGCTGCTCGAGCGCAGGCTCGACAACGCGGTGTATCGGCTCGGCTTCGCGAGTTCGCTCGCGCAGGCGCGCCAGGTGGTGCGCCACGGGCATATCGCGGTCAACGGCAAGAAGGTCACGATCCCGTCGACGCTGATCGAAGTGGGCGACACGATCAGCGTGACCGAATCGAGCCGGCAGAAGAAGGTGATCGTCGAAGCGATCGAGATGGCGCAGCGCCGCGGCGTACCGCCGTGGATGGCGCTGGAGCGGGAGCAATTCCGCGGCACGCTGCGTTCGCTTCCGGCGCGGGCGGAATTAACGATGCCGATCAGCGAGAAGCTGATCGTCGAGCATTATTCCAGGTAG
- a CDS encoding DNA-directed RNA polymerase subunit alpha — MQNDWRDLIKPKAVEFDEKEVTPSYGKFSAEPLERGYGITVGNALRRILLSSLPGFAITAVRIKNVLHEFSTLAGVKEDVTDIVLNLKEVRLRLHEGEQLTATLKVKGEAQVTARDITGGPSLEVLTPDKHIASLDKGAELDMELVIKRGRGYVPGERTDEEEAIGTIRLDAIFSPIRKVNFTVTNARVGQRTDYDRLTLEIWTDGSINPREALTYAARVMRDQMTIFAGVEEEAAAPEAVEGGEARPTLSELLYRPVEGLPISVRAFNGLQNADIKYAGELVQRTEQDMLKIKNFGRKSLNEIKEVLADMGLSLGMRLENLPPRGELDRMWEEQERRESA, encoded by the coding sequence ATGCAGAACGATTGGCGAGATTTGATCAAACCCAAAGCGGTCGAGTTCGACGAGAAGGAAGTCACTCCTTCCTACGGCAAGTTTTCCGCGGAGCCGCTCGAACGCGGCTACGGAATCACCGTTGGCAACGCGCTCAGGCGCATCCTGTTGTCCTCGCTGCCGGGTTTTGCGATTACGGCGGTCCGAATCAAGAACGTGCTGCACGAGTTCTCGACGCTGGCCGGGGTCAAGGAGGATGTGACCGATATCGTCCTCAACCTGAAGGAAGTCCGCCTGCGGTTGCATGAGGGCGAGCAGCTCACCGCCACGCTCAAGGTGAAAGGCGAGGCGCAGGTTACCGCGCGCGATATCACCGGCGGGCCGAGCCTCGAAGTTCTGACGCCGGACAAGCATATCGCGTCGCTCGACAAGGGCGCCGAACTCGACATGGAGTTGGTGATCAAGCGCGGGCGCGGCTACGTTCCTGGCGAGCGCACCGACGAAGAGGAAGCGATCGGCACGATTCGCCTTGACGCGATCTTCTCGCCGATTCGCAAAGTCAATTTCACCGTGACCAATGCGCGCGTCGGCCAGCGCACCGATTACGATCGGCTGACGCTGGAAATCTGGACTGACGGCTCGATCAATCCGCGCGAGGCCCTGACCTACGCGGCGCGCGTGATGCGCGACCAGATGACGATTTTCGCGGGCGTCGAAGAGGAAGCCGCGGCGCCGGAAGCGGTCGAAGGCGGCGAGGCGCGTCCGACGCTCAGCGAACTGCTGTATCGTCCGGTCGAGGGGCTGCCGATTTCGGTGCGCGCGTTTAACGGCCTGCAGAACGCGGATATCAAGTATGCCGGCGAGCTGGTGCAGCGCACCGAGCAGGATATGCTCAAGATCAAGAACTTCGGCCGCAAGTCGCTCAACGAAATCAAGGAAGTGCTGGCCGACATGGGTCTTTCGCTCGGGATGCGGCTCGAGAATCTGCCGCCGCGCGGCGAACTCGATCGCATGTGGGAAGAACAGGAACGGCGCGAGTCGGCCTAA
- the rplQ gene encoding 50S ribosomal protein L17: MRHLNSGRKLNRTSAHRKALFKNMVLALIRHERIKTTDPKAKELRRIADRMVTLGKQGDLAARRRAFAALQSHTAVKKLFDEIAPRFKDRNGGYTRVIKFGHRRGDAAMLSIIEFTGNEEQTKSKKPKKRARKQDATAETPRRQRAAAG; the protein is encoded by the coding sequence ATGCGTCATCTGAATTCGGGCCGCAAGCTCAATCGCACTTCCGCTCATCGGAAGGCGCTCTTCAAAAATATGGTGCTGGCGCTGATTCGCCACGAGCGAATCAAGACCACCGATCCGAAGGCCAAGGAACTCCGCCGGATTGCGGATCGGATGGTGACGCTGGGCAAGCAGGGCGATCTGGCCGCGCGCCGGCGCGCATTTGCGGCGCTGCAATCGCATACCGCGGTGAAGAAACTGTTCGATGAAATCGCGCCGCGCTTCAAGGATCGCAACGGCGGCTATACGCGCGTGATCAAGTTCGGGCATCGCCGTGGCGACGCCGCGATGCTCTCGATTATCGAGTTCACCGGCAACGAAGAACAGACCAAATCGAAGAAGCCGAAAAAGCGCGCACGCAAGCAGGATGCGACCGCGGAGACCCCGCGCCGCCAGCGCGCCGCCGCCGGCTAG
- the tldD gene encoding metalloprotease TldD → MSNELIVPDKFFLNRFGMNHGALERILGSALERKADYADLYFEYRSAEGLGLEESMVNHTSKSISQGVGVRVCAEDRTGYAYTDEVTIDRMRLAAEAARAIADQRGTVPAAVQVGAPMAHRALYDLDSTPLDVPVQDRAKLLNEIDQMVRAYDPRIKNVMASFACEQKIVMIVNSDGQVAADIQPLCRLNVTVIADDGKSRQIGTHGGGGRVEYSYFFENDRWREYALMAARQALLNLDAVDAPAGEMVVVLGPGWPGILLHEAIGHGLEGDFNRKGVSAFANRIGQKVASELCTVVDDGTIPNRRGSLNVDDEGTPTSRTVLIEKGILRGYLQDRMNARLMKMVPTGNGRRESFAHSPMPRMTNTFMLAGDSTPEDVIKSVDRGLYAVSFGGGQVDITNGKFVFSASEAHLIEGGKVTRPVKGATIIGNGPDVLTRVSMVANDLALDAGVGTCGKDGQSVPVGVGLPTIRIDGITVGGTRA, encoded by the coding sequence ATGTCTAATGAATTGATCGTCCCCGACAAGTTTTTCCTGAATCGTTTTGGCATGAATCACGGCGCGCTCGAGCGGATTCTCGGCTCCGCACTCGAACGCAAAGCCGATTACGCCGATCTTTATTTCGAGTACCGCAGCGCCGAAGGACTCGGCCTCGAAGAATCGATGGTGAATCACACCAGCAAGAGCATCAGCCAGGGTGTCGGCGTGCGCGTCTGCGCGGAAGATCGCACCGGCTACGCCTACACCGACGAAGTGACGATCGATCGGATGCGCCTTGCGGCGGAGGCGGCGCGCGCGATCGCCGATCAGCGCGGCACGGTGCCGGCCGCGGTGCAGGTCGGCGCTCCGATGGCGCATCGCGCGCTGTACGACCTCGACAGCACGCCGCTCGACGTGCCGGTGCAGGACCGCGCGAAACTGCTTAACGAGATCGATCAGATGGTGCGGGCGTACGATCCGCGAATCAAGAATGTGATGGCGTCGTTCGCCTGCGAGCAGAAGATCGTGATGATCGTGAACAGCGACGGGCAGGTCGCCGCGGATATCCAGCCGTTATGCCGGTTGAACGTCACCGTGATCGCGGACGACGGCAAGAGCCGGCAGATCGGTACTCACGGCGGCGGCGGACGCGTCGAGTACAGTTATTTTTTCGAGAACGATCGATGGCGCGAGTACGCGCTGATGGCGGCGCGTCAGGCGCTCTTGAATCTTGACGCGGTCGATGCGCCGGCGGGCGAGATGGTTGTGGTGCTGGGCCCGGGATGGCCGGGAATTCTGCTGCATGAGGCGATTGGGCACGGACTCGAAGGCGATTTTAATCGCAAGGGTGTGTCGGCGTTTGCAAATCGAATCGGACAGAAAGTTGCGAGCGAACTTTGCACGGTGGTCGATGACGGCACGATTCCGAATCGGCGCGGCAGCCTGAATGTCGACGATGAGGGGACGCCGACCTCACGCACAGTGCTGATCGAGAAGGGAATCCTGCGCGGCTACCTGCAGGATCGGATGAATGCGCGGCTGATGAAGATGGTGCCGACCGGCAACGGCCGCCGCGAGAGTTTTGCGCATTCGCCGATGCCGCGGATGACCAACACCTTCATGCTGGCCGGCGATTCGACGCCGGAGGACGTGATCAAATCGGTCGATCGCGGTTTGTACGCAGTTAGTTTCGGCGGCGGACAGGTCGATATCACCAACGGCAAATTCGTTTTTTCAGCCAGCGAGGCTCATCTGATCGAAGGCGGCAAGGTGACGCGGCCGGTGAAGGGCGCGACGATTATCGGCAACGGGCCCGACGTGCTGACGCGCGTCTCGATGGTGGCGAACGATCTCGCGCTCGATGCGGGCGTGGGAACCTGCGGCAAGGACGGGCAATCGGTGCCGGTGGGCGTCGGTCTGCCGACGATCAGAATTGACGGCATAACGGTCGGCGGCACGCGCGCCTGA
- a CDS encoding TldD/PmbA family protein yields the protein MATVDLELASWALGEAKKKGATAAEVLCVNAESLAAGVRLGQVEKLKSSRERRLGLRVFCGQSSATSSTAELERDSLADFVANTVELARLSAADPWAGLPDPALHPKTFPELSLADPDSGIVSADRALELARTAEQAALKFDPRMKNSEGAEFSSGRYHVMFANSQGFAGEYSGTAYSLVVQPIAQDGDSMQQGFWYTSNRRFGKLEDAESVGITAAKRALRRLGARKIKTTRAPIVFDPDMAAGLIRSIIGAASGPSLYKGASFLIGQLGKQIAASGVTIIDDALIPGGLGSKPFDGEGLPTSRKKIVDNGVLATYLLDCYSARKLGLAPTGHASRSVGDSPTVSTTNLYLEPGTHTPAEIIKSVKHGLYLTETIGFGVNLVTGDYSRGAGGMWIEDGELAYPVQEITIAGNLKEMIGGIEMIGNDLNWRSSTVSPTIKIGEMTIAGA from the coding sequence ATGGCGACAGTGGATTTGGAACTCGCCAGTTGGGCGCTCGGCGAAGCTAAGAAAAAAGGCGCGACGGCTGCCGAAGTTCTATGCGTCAACGCGGAGTCATTGGCCGCTGGAGTCCGGCTGGGCCAGGTCGAGAAGCTCAAAAGTTCGCGCGAGCGCCGGCTCGGCCTGCGGGTTTTCTGCGGACAATCTTCGGCGACTTCTTCGACCGCCGAGCTCGAGCGCGATTCGCTCGCAGACTTCGTCGCGAACACCGTTGAACTCGCGCGCCTCTCTGCGGCGGATCCGTGGGCTGGGCTCCCTGATCCGGCGCTGCATCCAAAGACGTTTCCCGAATTGTCGCTCGCCGATCCGGATAGCGGAATCGTGTCGGCGGATCGCGCGCTCGAGCTGGCGCGAACAGCGGAGCAGGCCGCGCTGAAATTCGATCCGCGGATGAAAAATTCGGAAGGCGCGGAATTCAGTTCGGGCCGCTACCACGTGATGTTCGCCAACAGCCAGGGTTTCGCCGGCGAATATTCGGGGACGGCGTACTCGCTGGTCGTGCAGCCGATCGCGCAGGACGGCGACTCGATGCAGCAGGGGTTCTGGTACACGTCGAATCGGCGCTTCGGCAAACTTGAGGATGCGGAATCGGTCGGTATCACCGCGGCGAAGCGCGCGCTCAGAAGGCTCGGCGCGCGAAAGATCAAGACGACGCGGGCACCGATTGTTTTCGATCCGGACATGGCCGCGGGACTCATTCGCTCGATTATCGGCGCGGCGTCGGGACCGTCGCTTTACAAGGGCGCGTCGTTTCTGATCGGCCAGTTGGGCAAACAGATCGCGGCGTCGGGCGTGACGATTATCGACGACGCGCTGATTCCCGGCGGACTCGGCTCGAAGCCATTCGATGGCGAGGGTCTGCCGACGTCGCGGAAAAAAATCGTCGATAACGGCGTACTCGCGACGTACCTGCTCGATTGCTATTCGGCGCGCAAGCTCGGACTTGCGCCCACCGGCCACGCGTCGCGCTCGGTCGGCGACTCGCCCACGGTCTCGACCACCAATCTTTATCTCGAACCGGGGACGCATACGCCGGCCGAGATTATCAAGTCGGTGAAGCATGGCCTCTACCTGACCGAGACGATCGGCTTCGGCGTTAACCTGGTCACCGGCGACTACTCGCGCGGCGCGGGCGGGATGTGGATTGAAGACGGCGAGCTGGCCTATCCGGTCCAGGAGATCACGATCGCGGGCAATCTGAAAGAGATGATCGGCGGTATCGAGATGATCGGCAACGATCTGAACTGGCGATCGTCCACGGTCTCGCCCACGATCAAGATTGGCGAGATGACGATCGCGGGCGCTTAG
- a CDS encoding Crp/Fnr family transcriptional regulator, producing the protein MNLQVSAQAQERLLSRLSAMGLPRAASAALLQRHMVVRYPKGGELFTKGSPADVVFAVLSGVVKVHGCRPGSDPVLIELAGPGDLVGYADFFEAGGERSQLFDATALSNCCVALFTRHHIMAVLKTLEPDALLSFAEAINSMWSAVAYRYASFLGMSLRQRLEVVLAELAERFGVPDARGTLLLPELAQEELAQMIGSSRPMVSKLVTEMTESGILLKQGRRHILVTPKSFASRPAEREPNARQAADSGERVRADRRAIRSGGATAAII; encoded by the coding sequence ATGAATTTGCAAGTCTCGGCGCAAGCCCAGGAGCGGCTGCTATCCAGGCTATCGGCGATGGGACTGCCGCGCGCGGCGTCCGCGGCGCTGCTGCAACGGCACATGGTCGTGCGGTATCCGAAGGGCGGCGAGCTGTTCACCAAGGGCTCGCCGGCCGACGTGGTGTTCGCGGTGCTGAGCGGCGTCGTCAAAGTGCACGGCTGCCGTCCGGGCAGCGACCCGGTGCTGATCGAGCTCGCGGGCCCCGGCGACCTGGTCGGCTACGCGGATTTTTTTGAAGCCGGCGGCGAGCGTTCGCAACTGTTCGACGCCACCGCGCTCAGCAATTGCTGCGTCGCGCTGTTCACCCGGCATCACATCATGGCGGTGCTGAAGACCCTCGAGCCCGACGCGCTGCTTAGTTTTGCGGAGGCGATCAACTCGATGTGGTCGGCGGTCGCGTACCGCTACGCGTCGTTTCTCGGCATGTCGCTGCGTCAGCGGCTCGAGGTCGTGCTCGCCGAACTGGCCGAACGCTTTGGCGTGCCGGATGCGCGCGGGACGCTGCTGCTGCCCGAGCTGGCGCAGGAAGAACTCGCGCAGATGATTGGCAGTTCGCGTCCGATGGTCAGCAAGCTGGTGACCGAGATGACGGAAAGCGGCATCCTGCTGAAGCAGGGCCGCCGACACATCCTGGTGACTCCGAAATCGTTCGCGAGCAGGCCCGCAGAACGAGAACCTAACGCTCGTCAGGCGGCGGACTCCGGCGAGCGGGTACGCGCGGATCGCCGCGCGATCCGCAGCGGCGGCGCGACAGCCGCGATCATCTGA
- a CDS encoding amidohydrolase family protein, which translates to MFNDIKVIDADGHVMEPNELYDQYLEAKFKPELEELKKVAATRRSKYFFGYFHQLNTGRPLGVAAIDKPLMRSGRKPHGEMPDMRGGFDPSIRIKDMDREGIDIAVLFATVVSSFCALESVEFEVAMIRAYHRWLADYCAAYPNRLKGVAVVPMRSPEHAADEIRRAAKEPWCVGVYLSSHMEDKLLDHPAFHPIWQACVDTDLPACFHGGTARPPYGIGTFEMGSNLFIQHSATNPFEVMRGIAALIGGGVLDIFPKLRAAFLEAGAGWLPFWMERLDEHYELMPEYVPFLHRKPSDVIRSENFFISCDPDEETLPFVVSTVGAERILYASDYPHFDGRFPHTVRLTAGRAEFPLDVQKKILHENPVRLYPRLK; encoded by the coding sequence ATGTTCAACGACATCAAGGTAATCGACGCCGACGGGCACGTGATGGAGCCCAACGAGCTGTACGATCAGTACCTCGAAGCGAAGTTCAAACCCGAACTTGAGGAGCTGAAGAAGGTCGCGGCGACGCGGCGCTCGAAATATTTCTTCGGCTATTTTCATCAGCTCAATACCGGGCGACCGCTCGGCGTCGCCGCGATCGACAAACCGCTGATGCGCAGCGGCCGCAAGCCGCATGGCGAGATGCCCGACATGCGCGGCGGCTTCGACCCGTCGATACGAATCAAGGACATGGATCGCGAGGGGATCGACATCGCAGTGTTGTTCGCGACGGTGGTGTCGAGTTTCTGCGCGCTCGAGAGCGTCGAGTTCGAGGTGGCGATGATCCGCGCGTATCATCGATGGCTCGCGGATTATTGCGCGGCGTATCCGAATCGGTTGAAGGGCGTCGCAGTGGTGCCGATGCGATCGCCGGAGCATGCCGCCGACGAGATTCGCCGCGCCGCGAAGGAACCGTGGTGCGTCGGCGTTTATCTGTCGTCGCACATGGAGGACAAACTGCTCGACCATCCCGCGTTTCATCCGATCTGGCAGGCTTGCGTCGATACCGATTTGCCCGCGTGCTTCCATGGCGGCACCGCGCGCCCGCCTTACGGAATCGGCACGTTCGAGATGGGCAGCAATCTTTTTATCCAGCACTCCGCGACCAATCCGTTCGAGGTGATGCGCGGGATTGCGGCGCTGATCGGCGGCGGCGTGCTCGATATTTTTCCGAAGCTGCGCGCCGCGTTCCTGGAAGCAGGCGCCGGCTGGCTGCCGTTCTGGATGGAGCGGCTCGACGAGCATTACGAGCTGATGCCCGAGTACGTTCCGTTTCTTCACCGCAAGCCATCGGATGTGATTCGCAGCGAGAATTTTTTCATCTCGTGCGATCCTGACGAGGAGACGCTGCCTTTCGTCGTGAGCACGGTCGGCGCGGAGCGCATCCTGTATGCGTCGGATTATCCGCATTTCGACGGGCGCTTCCCGCATACGGTGCGTCTGACGGCCGGCCGCGCTGAGTTCCCGCTCGATGTGCAGAAGAAAATCCTGCACGAGAATCCAGTGCGCCTTTACCCGAGGCTCAAGTAG
- a CDS encoding NADH-quinone oxidoreductase subunit I — MKRKEEMTFWEKIYLPEILKGLAVTNYHFLRNFGLHTAHLFGLKKSVNATSTTQYPEERKRYPDNFRGSHRLTLREDSSVRCTACFLCATACPAQCIYIEAGESPDPQIEKYPLRYEIDTLRCIYCGLCVEACPCDAIRMDTYVHPRIWGFDRRDFVETKEQLMHRSRVLAEKGRDGNMNEMLEWYAEQNAEVYNPQRPELRTYTNRDVPKHYAEPAETDELPAIDRHQERTAK; from the coding sequence ATGAAGAGAAAGGAAGAAATGACCTTTTGGGAGAAGATTTATCTCCCCGAAATCCTGAAAGGCCTGGCCGTCACCAACTACCACTTTCTCCGGAATTTTGGGCTCCACACGGCCCATCTGTTCGGGCTCAAGAAGAGCGTCAACGCGACCTCGACGACCCAGTATCCCGAGGAACGCAAGCGTTATCCGGATAATTTTCGCGGCAGTCATCGCCTCACGCTGCGCGAGGACTCGTCGGTGCGATGCACCGCCTGCTTTCTCTGCGCGACCGCCTGCCCCGCGCAATGCATCTATATTGAAGCCGGCGAGTCGCCTGATCCTCAAATCGAAAAATACCCGCTGCGGTATGAAATCGACACGCTGCGATGTATCTACTGTGGACTCTGCGTCGAGGCATGCCCGTGCGACGCGATTCGGATGGATACCTACGTTCATCCGCGCATCTGGGGCTTCGACCGCCGCGACTTCGTCGAAACCAAGGAACAACTGATGCATCGGTCGCGCGTGCTCGCCGAGAAAGGCCGCGACGGCAACATGAACGAGATGCTCGAGTGGTACGCGGAGCAGAACGCCGAGGTCTATAATCCGCAGCGTCCTGAGCTTCGAACCTACACCAATCGCGACGTGCCGAAGCATTATGCGGAACCGGCGGAGACCGACGAACTGCCGGCTATCGATCGCCA